A single window of Falco peregrinus isolate bFalPer1 chromosome 11, bFalPer1.pri, whole genome shotgun sequence DNA harbors:
- the CDC42EP3 gene encoding cdc42 effector protein 3 translates to MPAKTPIYLKAANNKKGKKFKLRDILSPDMISPPLGDFRHTIHIGKEGQHDVFGDISFLQGNYELLPGNEGETRISQSGGHNEFLRANSTSESMFTETPSPVLKNAISLPAIGGSQALTLPLLSPVTFNSKQESIRSSRNPRLSCEPVIEEKLQEKSKQMEDGETYKDDIWEQNGSSSHFINGRDSHSSSFSERCTDWQTVDLFDDSQLSCELTKTKTKSEESLSDLAGSLLSLQLDLGPSLLDEVLNVMDKNKS, encoded by the coding sequence ATGCCAGCCAAAACACCCATCTACTTGAAAGCTGCTAACAataagaaagggaagaaattcaAACTGAGGGATATCTTATCTCCCGATATGATCAGTCCACCACTTGGAGATTTTCGTCACACCATACACATTGGAAAAGAGGGACAACATGATGTTTTTGGAGACATCTCCTTTTTGCAGGGCAACTATGAGTTATTGCCTGGAAATGAAGGAGAAACCAGAATTAGCCAGTCTGGTGGCCACAATGAATTCTTAAGGGCAAACAGCACTTCTGAATCCATGTTTACAGAAACTCCATCACCAGTGCTCAAAAATGCTATTTCCCTTCCTGCCATTGGGGGTTCTCAAGCCCTTACATTGCCCTTATTGTCACCAGTGACATTTAATTCAAAGCAAGAATCCATCAGGTCATCAAGAAATCCTAGGCTTAGCTGTGAGCCagtaatagaagaaaaattgcaGGAGAAAAGTAAACAgatggaggatggagaaacatATAAAGATGACATATGGGAGCAAAATGGTTCCTCTTCGCATTTTATTAATGGTAGAGACAGTCACTCATCCAGCTTTTCTGAACGATGCACTGATTGGCAAACAGTCGATTTATTTGATGACAGTCAACTTTCATGTGAACTAACCAAGACAAAGACTAAGTCAGAAGAATCCCTTTCAGATCTTGCAGGCTCTCTTCTCTCATTACAACTTGACTTGGGACCCTCACTTTTGGATGAGGTCCTCAATGTAATGGACAAGAATAAATCTTAG